GTAGCCAATACGCCGCAGCCGCAGGCCTTTTCCCCGACTGACGACCTCAATGATGTGATCGGAAGTGACACCGGTCCCCCGGCGCACCGGGCGGCGCTCCAAAAGCTTATAAACGGCGTTGCGTTTGAGGCGGGTCACGAAAAAGATGGCTTTTTCCTCAAGGGCTCGAAACCAGGGGTAGCTGATGTACGCCTTGTCAAAAACCACTATGGAGGCTTTGGGCAGTTCCAGGGATTGAGCCATACGACTTTCATGTGTTTTGGCGTCGGTGACGGTTACGAAAGCCGGGATATGCCCGTCATGGTCCAGCAGGGTGTGCATTTTGACGCCGCCTTTGGCTTGGCGGAACGAAGCCCATGGGAAGAGCGAAAGGCAAAGCTTGATGGTGGTAGCGTCCAAGCTGAACAGCTTGGATTTGAAGCGAAATTTGTGCTTCGGAGTTTTTGTCGCGCACAAGCCGTACATTTCGGCGAACAGGTCATGAAAAAAGCCCACGGGCCGGGAGTTGTTCGCATCAGCGAACGTTGAGCGGGCCACGTTTTTCAGGCCCCAGTGGTACAAGCGGTTCCCGGCTGCGGCCAGGCAACGCAACCCATCGCGCATGGAGCGCCTTGCGGCAAGCTGTATGAAGGCCATGGCGGTGAACTGCTCCTTGAAGCCGAATTTGCGTGAGGCCCGCCCTACTTTGTGCCGGTGTTCGAGCTTTTGAAAAACATGTCTGGGAATCAGAGATAGCATCTGGGAGAAAAGTGTATTATGGTGACTCATGTCCAAAATCTCCTTGTGTGGCAAAGTTTTTCGCAAACTCTTTATACCACATCGCATTGAGATTTTGGACTTTTTTCTTAACCCTTAGCCGGACAGCAATGAGTATGAAATTAATTTCTTCCAGGGCGATCCCTTTTTGTTGCAAATTTTCCAAAAGTCTATTCCCCATACCGGAATCAATAAGAAAAATACGCCCCTTATCGCGGATAAGCAGCGAGGTATATGGGAGGGAAA
The DNA window shown above is from uncultured delta proteobacterium and carries:
- a CDS encoding transposase, whose translation is MSHHNTLFSQMLSLIPRHVFQKLEHRHKVGRASRKFGFKEQFTAMAFIQLAARRSMRDGLRCLAAAGNRLYHWGLKNVARSTFADANNSRPVGFFHDLFAEMYGLCATKTPKHKFRFKSKLFSLDATTIKLCLSLFPWASFRQAKGGVKMHTLLDHDGHIPAFVTVTDAKTHESRMAQSLELPKASIVVFDKAYISYPWFRALEEKAIFFVTRLKRNAVYKLLERRPVRRGTGVTSDHIIEVVSRGKGLRLRRIGYRDQKTGKHYEFLTNNFRLSPKTIADIYKDRWQIELFFKEIKQNLRIKTFVGNSENAVLIQVYTALTVYLLLAYQKFLSRIGMSVQQLFQLIQLNLLGSASLEELLNPRRRRKDNLQHLSLLELGA
- a CDS encoding hypothetical protein (Evidence 5 : No homology to any previously reported sequences) translates to MLTAGDVFAMCANQEIIVGSMRIDVLVDEADHSGDVSLLNNATPELLAQYVPSKKLSLPYTSLLIRDKGRIFLIDSGMGNRLLENLQQKGIALEEINFILIAVRLRVKKKVQNLNAMWYKEFAKNFATQGDFGHESP